The following coding sequences lie in one Pseudorca crassidens isolate mPseCra1 chromosome 2, mPseCra1.hap1, whole genome shotgun sequence genomic window:
- the CSF1 gene encoding macrophage colony-stimulating factor 1 isoform X5 codes for MTARGAAGRCPPTTWLGRLLLLACLLVNRSTTEEVSENCSHMIGNGHLQVLQKLIDSQMETSCQIAFEFVDQEQLNDPVCYLKKAFLLVQDIMEDTMRFRDNTPNAAVIVQLQELSLRLRSCFTRDYEGQDKACVRTFYETPLQLLEKIKNVFNETKNLLKKNWNIFSKNCNNSFAKCSSQGHERQHKDPSDPQLPGFVFRLLVPSIILVLLAVGGLLFYRRRRRSHREPQTVDSPMEQPEGSPLTQDEDRQVDLPV; via the exons ATGACCGCGCGGGGCGCCGCCGGGCGCTGCCCTCCCACG ACATGGCTGGGCcgcctgctgctgctggcctgtCTCCTCGTGAACAGGAGTACTACCGAGGAGGTGTCGGAGAACTGTAGCCACATGATTGGGAACGGACACCTGCAGGTCCTGCAGAAGCTG ATTGACAGTCAGATGGAGACCTCGTGCCAAATTGCCTTCGAGTTTGTAGACCAGGAGCAGTTG AACGACCCCGTGTGCTACCTTAAGAAGGCCTTTCTCCTGGTGCAAGACATAATGGAGGACACCATGCGCTTCAGAGACAACACCCCCAATGCCGCTGTCATTGTCCAGCTCCAGGAACTCTCTCTGCGGCTGAGGAGCTGCTTCACCAGGGACTATGAAGGGCAGGACAAG GCCTGTGTCCGAACTTTCTATGAGACGCCTCTCCAGTTGCTGGAGAAGATCAAGAATGTCTTTAATGAAACAAAGAATCTCCTTAAAAAGAACTGGAACATTTTCAGCAAGAACTGCAACAATAGCTTTGCTAAATGCTCCAGCCAAG GCCATGAGAGGCAACACAAGGACCCCTCCGACCCCCAGCTCCCCGGCTTTGTCTTCCGCCTGCTGGTGCCCAGCATCATCCTGGTCCTGCTGGCTGTCGGTGGCCTCCTGTTCTACAGGCGGAGGCGGCGG AGCCATCGAGAGCCTCAGACAGTGGATTCTCCCATGGAACAACCGGAGGGCAg CCCCCTGACCCAGGATGAGGACAGACAGGTGGACCTGCCAGTGTAG
- the CSF1 gene encoding macrophage colony-stimulating factor 1 isoform X4 — protein sequence MTARGAAGRCPPTGVGVPGECESWGEIMPSLSQTWLGRLLLLACLLVNRSTTEEVSENCSHMIGNGHLQVLQKLIDSQMETSCQIAFEFVDQEQLNDPVCYLKKAFLLVQDIMEDTMRFRDNTPNAAVIVQLQELSLRLRSCFTRDYEGQDKACVRTFYETPLQLLEKIKNVFNETKNLLKKNWNIFSKNCNNSFAKCSSQGHERQHKDPSDPQLPGFVFRLLVPSIILVLLAVGGLLFYRRRRRSHREPQTVDSPMEQPEGSPLTQDEDRQVDLPV from the exons ATGACCGCGCGGGGCGCCGCCGGGCGCTGCCCTCCCACG GGCGTGGGGGTTCCTGGGGAGTGTGAGAGCTGGGGAGAAATTATGCCCTCTCTGTCACAGACATGGCTGGGCcgcctgctgctgctggcctgtCTCCTCGTGAACAGGAGTACTACCGAGGAGGTGTCGGAGAACTGTAGCCACATGATTGGGAACGGACACCTGCAGGTCCTGCAGAAGCTG ATTGACAGTCAGATGGAGACCTCGTGCCAAATTGCCTTCGAGTTTGTAGACCAGGAGCAGTTG AACGACCCCGTGTGCTACCTTAAGAAGGCCTTTCTCCTGGTGCAAGACATAATGGAGGACACCATGCGCTTCAGAGACAACACCCCCAATGCCGCTGTCATTGTCCAGCTCCAGGAACTCTCTCTGCGGCTGAGGAGCTGCTTCACCAGGGACTATGAAGGGCAGGACAAG GCCTGTGTCCGAACTTTCTATGAGACGCCTCTCCAGTTGCTGGAGAAGATCAAGAATGTCTTTAATGAAACAAAGAATCTCCTTAAAAAGAACTGGAACATTTTCAGCAAGAACTGCAACAATAGCTTTGCTAAATGCTCCAGCCAAG GCCATGAGAGGCAACACAAGGACCCCTCCGACCCCCAGCTCCCCGGCTTTGTCTTCCGCCTGCTGGTGCCCAGCATCATCCTGGTCCTGCTGGCTGTCGGTGGCCTCCTGTTCTACAGGCGGAGGCGGCGG AGCCATCGAGAGCCTCAGACAGTGGATTCTCCCATGGAACAACCGGAGGGCAg CCCCCTGACCCAGGATGAGGACAGACAGGTGGACCTGCCAGTGTAG
- the CSF1 gene encoding macrophage colony-stimulating factor 1 isoform X1 gives MTARGAAGRCPPTGVGVPGECESWGEIMPSLSQTWLGRLLLLACLLVNRSTTEEVSENCSHMIGNGHLQVLQKLIDSQMETSCQIAFEFVDQEQLNDPVCYLKKAFLLVQDIMEDTMRFRDNTPNAAVIVQLQELSLRLRSCFTRDYEGQDKACVRTFYETPLQLLEKIKNVFNETKNLLKKNWNIFSKNCNNSFAKCSSQDVVTKPDCNCLYPKATPSSDPASVSPQQPLAPSMAPMAGLTWADSEGTEGSSLLPGEQALRTVDPGSAKQRPPRSTCQSFESPETPGFEGHPTGGSPQPQPSVGAPVTGTEDILDSVLGTNLDLEEASGEASEGLIPQGAELASRMLWRGSVQAETARTSRLLSASSPLSGSGRGWQPADVTSTPLPMVGPVRPTEAWSHTPENADHSSASPRDHQEPGSAGTPALRPHGLSSPSAPSSQPRLPRSHSWGNVLPLGELEGKRSTRDRRSTAELEGGQASEGAAKPPARFNSVPLTDAGHERQHKDPSDPQLPGFVFRLLVPSIILVLLAVGGLLFYRRRRRSHREPQTVDSPMEQPEGSPLTQDEDRQVDLPV, from the exons ATGACCGCGCGGGGCGCCGCCGGGCGCTGCCCTCCCACG GGCGTGGGGGTTCCTGGGGAGTGTGAGAGCTGGGGAGAAATTATGCCCTCTCTGTCACAGACATGGCTGGGCcgcctgctgctgctggcctgtCTCCTCGTGAACAGGAGTACTACCGAGGAGGTGTCGGAGAACTGTAGCCACATGATTGGGAACGGACACCTGCAGGTCCTGCAGAAGCTG ATTGACAGTCAGATGGAGACCTCGTGCCAAATTGCCTTCGAGTTTGTAGACCAGGAGCAGTTG AACGACCCCGTGTGCTACCTTAAGAAGGCCTTTCTCCTGGTGCAAGACATAATGGAGGACACCATGCGCTTCAGAGACAACACCCCCAATGCCGCTGTCATTGTCCAGCTCCAGGAACTCTCTCTGCGGCTGAGGAGCTGCTTCACCAGGGACTATGAAGGGCAGGACAAG GCCTGTGTCCGAACTTTCTATGAGACGCCTCTCCAGTTGCTGGAGAAGATCAAGAATGTCTTTAATGAAACAAAGAATCTCCTTAAAAAGAACTGGAACATTTTCAGCAAGAACTGCAACAATAGCTTTGCTAAATGCTCCAGCCAAG ATGTGGTGACCAAGCCTGATTGCAACTGCCTGTACCCCAAAGCCACCCCTAGCAGTGACCCGGCCTCTGTCTCCCCTCAGCAGCCCCTCGCCCCCTCCATGGCCCCTATGGCTGGCTTGACCTGGGCTGACTCTGAGGGGACAGAGGGCAGCTCCCTCTTGCCCGGAGAGCAGGCCCTTCGCACAGTGGACCCGGGCAGTGCCAAACAGCGACCACCCAGGAGCACCTGCCAGAGCTTTGAGTCACCAGAGACCCCGGGCTTCGAGGGCCACCCCACTGGAGGTTCACCTCAGCCCCAGCCCTCTGTCGGAGCTCCTGTCACTGGGACGGAAGACATTCTtgactctgtgctgggcactaaCTTGGACCTGGAAGAGGCCTCCGGAGAGGCTAGTGAGGGTCTTATACCCCAAGGGGCAGAGCTTGCCTCCCGCATGTTGTGGAGAGGCAGCGTCCAGGCAGAGACTGCCAGGACCAGCCGTCTCCTCTCAGCATCTTCACCACTCTCTGGGTCAGGAAGGGGCTGGCAGCCTGCGGATGTAACTAGCACACCACTGCCCATGGTGGGCCCCGTGAGACCCACCGAGGCCTGGAGTCACACACCTGAGAATGCAGACCATTCATCTGCCTCGCCCAGAGACCACCAGGAGCCAGGCTCTGCCGGGACCCCAGCACTGCGCCCGCACGGCCTCAGCAGTCCCTCTGCCCCCTCTTCTCAGCCAAGGCTTCCCAGAAGCCATTCCTGGGGCAACGTGCTGCCCCTTGGGGAGCTGGAAGGCAAGAGGAGCACCAGGGACCGGAGGAGCACCGCAGAGCTGGAAGGAGGACAAGCAAGTGAGGGGGCGGCCAAGCCCCCAGCCCGTTTTAACTCCGTTCCTTTGACTGACGCAGGCCATGAGAGGCAACACAAGGACCCCTCCGACCCCCAGCTCCCCGGCTTTGTCTTCCGCCTGCTGGTGCCCAGCATCATCCTGGTCCTGCTGGCTGTCGGTGGCCTCCTGTTCTACAGGCGGAGGCGGCGG AGCCATCGAGAGCCTCAGACAGTGGATTCTCCCATGGAACAACCGGAGGGCAg CCCCCTGACCCAGGATGAGGACAGACAGGTGGACCTGCCAGTGTAG
- the CSF1 gene encoding macrophage colony-stimulating factor 1 isoform X2, with product MTARGAAGRCPPTTWLGRLLLLACLLVNRSTTEEVSENCSHMIGNGHLQVLQKLIDSQMETSCQIAFEFVDQEQLNDPVCYLKKAFLLVQDIMEDTMRFRDNTPNAAVIVQLQELSLRLRSCFTRDYEGQDKACVRTFYETPLQLLEKIKNVFNETKNLLKKNWNIFSKNCNNSFAKCSSQDVVTKPDCNCLYPKATPSSDPASVSPQQPLAPSMAPMAGLTWADSEGTEGSSLLPGEQALRTVDPGSAKQRPPRSTCQSFESPETPGFEGHPTGGSPQPQPSVGAPVTGTEDILDSVLGTNLDLEEASGEASEGLIPQGAELASRMLWRGSVQAETARTSRLLSASSPLSGSGRGWQPADVTSTPLPMVGPVRPTEAWSHTPENADHSSASPRDHQEPGSAGTPALRPHGLSSPSAPSSQPRLPRSHSWGNVLPLGELEGKRSTRDRRSTAELEGGQASEGAAKPPARFNSVPLTDAGHERQHKDPSDPQLPGFVFRLLVPSIILVLLAVGGLLFYRRRRRSHREPQTVDSPMEQPEGSPLTQDEDRQVDLPV from the exons ATGACCGCGCGGGGCGCCGCCGGGCGCTGCCCTCCCACG ACATGGCTGGGCcgcctgctgctgctggcctgtCTCCTCGTGAACAGGAGTACTACCGAGGAGGTGTCGGAGAACTGTAGCCACATGATTGGGAACGGACACCTGCAGGTCCTGCAGAAGCTG ATTGACAGTCAGATGGAGACCTCGTGCCAAATTGCCTTCGAGTTTGTAGACCAGGAGCAGTTG AACGACCCCGTGTGCTACCTTAAGAAGGCCTTTCTCCTGGTGCAAGACATAATGGAGGACACCATGCGCTTCAGAGACAACACCCCCAATGCCGCTGTCATTGTCCAGCTCCAGGAACTCTCTCTGCGGCTGAGGAGCTGCTTCACCAGGGACTATGAAGGGCAGGACAAG GCCTGTGTCCGAACTTTCTATGAGACGCCTCTCCAGTTGCTGGAGAAGATCAAGAATGTCTTTAATGAAACAAAGAATCTCCTTAAAAAGAACTGGAACATTTTCAGCAAGAACTGCAACAATAGCTTTGCTAAATGCTCCAGCCAAG ATGTGGTGACCAAGCCTGATTGCAACTGCCTGTACCCCAAAGCCACCCCTAGCAGTGACCCGGCCTCTGTCTCCCCTCAGCAGCCCCTCGCCCCCTCCATGGCCCCTATGGCTGGCTTGACCTGGGCTGACTCTGAGGGGACAGAGGGCAGCTCCCTCTTGCCCGGAGAGCAGGCCCTTCGCACAGTGGACCCGGGCAGTGCCAAACAGCGACCACCCAGGAGCACCTGCCAGAGCTTTGAGTCACCAGAGACCCCGGGCTTCGAGGGCCACCCCACTGGAGGTTCACCTCAGCCCCAGCCCTCTGTCGGAGCTCCTGTCACTGGGACGGAAGACATTCTtgactctgtgctgggcactaaCTTGGACCTGGAAGAGGCCTCCGGAGAGGCTAGTGAGGGTCTTATACCCCAAGGGGCAGAGCTTGCCTCCCGCATGTTGTGGAGAGGCAGCGTCCAGGCAGAGACTGCCAGGACCAGCCGTCTCCTCTCAGCATCTTCACCACTCTCTGGGTCAGGAAGGGGCTGGCAGCCTGCGGATGTAACTAGCACACCACTGCCCATGGTGGGCCCCGTGAGACCCACCGAGGCCTGGAGTCACACACCTGAGAATGCAGACCATTCATCTGCCTCGCCCAGAGACCACCAGGAGCCAGGCTCTGCCGGGACCCCAGCACTGCGCCCGCACGGCCTCAGCAGTCCCTCTGCCCCCTCTTCTCAGCCAAGGCTTCCCAGAAGCCATTCCTGGGGCAACGTGCTGCCCCTTGGGGAGCTGGAAGGCAAGAGGAGCACCAGGGACCGGAGGAGCACCGCAGAGCTGGAAGGAGGACAAGCAAGTGAGGGGGCGGCCAAGCCCCCAGCCCGTTTTAACTCCGTTCCTTTGACTGACGCAGGCCATGAGAGGCAACACAAGGACCCCTCCGACCCCCAGCTCCCCGGCTTTGTCTTCCGCCTGCTGGTGCCCAGCATCATCCTGGTCCTGCTGGCTGTCGGTGGCCTCCTGTTCTACAGGCGGAGGCGGCGG AGCCATCGAGAGCCTCAGACAGTGGATTCTCCCATGGAACAACCGGAGGGCAg CCCCCTGACCCAGGATGAGGACAGACAGGTGGACCTGCCAGTGTAG
- the CSF1 gene encoding macrophage colony-stimulating factor 1 isoform X3: protein MIGNGHLQVLQKLIDSQMETSCQIAFEFVDQEQLNDPVCYLKKAFLLVQDIMEDTMRFRDNTPNAAVIVQLQELSLRLRSCFTRDYEGQDKACVRTFYETPLQLLEKIKNVFNETKNLLKKNWNIFSKNCNNSFAKCSSQDVVTKPDCNCLYPKATPSSDPASVSPQQPLAPSMAPMAGLTWADSEGTEGSSLLPGEQALRTVDPGSAKQRPPRSTCQSFESPETPGFEGHPTGGSPQPQPSVGAPVTGTEDILDSVLGTNLDLEEASGEASEGLIPQGAELASRMLWRGSVQAETARTSRLLSASSPLSGSGRGWQPADVTSTPLPMVGPVRPTEAWSHTPENADHSSASPRDHQEPGSAGTPALRPHGLSSPSAPSSQPRLPRSHSWGNVLPLGELEGKRSTRDRRSTAELEGGQASEGAAKPPARFNSVPLTDAGHERQHKDPSDPQLPGFVFRLLVPSIILVLLAVGGLLFYRRRRRSHREPQTVDSPMEQPEGSPLTQDEDRQVDLPV from the exons ATGATTGGGAACGGACACCTGCAGGTCCTGCAGAAGCTG ATTGACAGTCAGATGGAGACCTCGTGCCAAATTGCCTTCGAGTTTGTAGACCAGGAGCAGTTG AACGACCCCGTGTGCTACCTTAAGAAGGCCTTTCTCCTGGTGCAAGACATAATGGAGGACACCATGCGCTTCAGAGACAACACCCCCAATGCCGCTGTCATTGTCCAGCTCCAGGAACTCTCTCTGCGGCTGAGGAGCTGCTTCACCAGGGACTATGAAGGGCAGGACAAG GCCTGTGTCCGAACTTTCTATGAGACGCCTCTCCAGTTGCTGGAGAAGATCAAGAATGTCTTTAATGAAACAAAGAATCTCCTTAAAAAGAACTGGAACATTTTCAGCAAGAACTGCAACAATAGCTTTGCTAAATGCTCCAGCCAAG ATGTGGTGACCAAGCCTGATTGCAACTGCCTGTACCCCAAAGCCACCCCTAGCAGTGACCCGGCCTCTGTCTCCCCTCAGCAGCCCCTCGCCCCCTCCATGGCCCCTATGGCTGGCTTGACCTGGGCTGACTCTGAGGGGACAGAGGGCAGCTCCCTCTTGCCCGGAGAGCAGGCCCTTCGCACAGTGGACCCGGGCAGTGCCAAACAGCGACCACCCAGGAGCACCTGCCAGAGCTTTGAGTCACCAGAGACCCCGGGCTTCGAGGGCCACCCCACTGGAGGTTCACCTCAGCCCCAGCCCTCTGTCGGAGCTCCTGTCACTGGGACGGAAGACATTCTtgactctgtgctgggcactaaCTTGGACCTGGAAGAGGCCTCCGGAGAGGCTAGTGAGGGTCTTATACCCCAAGGGGCAGAGCTTGCCTCCCGCATGTTGTGGAGAGGCAGCGTCCAGGCAGAGACTGCCAGGACCAGCCGTCTCCTCTCAGCATCTTCACCACTCTCTGGGTCAGGAAGGGGCTGGCAGCCTGCGGATGTAACTAGCACACCACTGCCCATGGTGGGCCCCGTGAGACCCACCGAGGCCTGGAGTCACACACCTGAGAATGCAGACCATTCATCTGCCTCGCCCAGAGACCACCAGGAGCCAGGCTCTGCCGGGACCCCAGCACTGCGCCCGCACGGCCTCAGCAGTCCCTCTGCCCCCTCTTCTCAGCCAAGGCTTCCCAGAAGCCATTCCTGGGGCAACGTGCTGCCCCTTGGGGAGCTGGAAGGCAAGAGGAGCACCAGGGACCGGAGGAGCACCGCAGAGCTGGAAGGAGGACAAGCAAGTGAGGGGGCGGCCAAGCCCCCAGCCCGTTTTAACTCCGTTCCTTTGACTGACGCAGGCCATGAGAGGCAACACAAGGACCCCTCCGACCCCCAGCTCCCCGGCTTTGTCTTCCGCCTGCTGGTGCCCAGCATCATCCTGGTCCTGCTGGCTGTCGGTGGCCTCCTGTTCTACAGGCGGAGGCGGCGG AGCCATCGAGAGCCTCAGACAGTGGATTCTCCCATGGAACAACCGGAGGGCAg CCCCCTGACCCAGGATGAGGACAGACAGGTGGACCTGCCAGTGTAG